From the Pomacea canaliculata isolate SZHN2017 linkage group LG4, ASM307304v1, whole genome shotgun sequence genome, one window contains:
- the LOC112562973 gene encoding uncharacterized protein LOC112562973, whose protein sequence is MAVGKRTTVWTILGTITGALGMVLTIISMATPYWIQSWLDRKTGVDSMGLWEICFGSDFAAPWHVQDDLGRRYADCNHVLSYELRTLRKWLFPVWFIIVEIMVTGALIAQLVGLIFAIVYISSACAPQHEHFTLLVAGIMQSVSGAMLAIGTMIYAYFSGIDVFWLPSPDSNFLSWSFALAVVAAGFAFSSAIFHFIDFIRLKIVVDLERRAETYAPGSSRY, encoded by the exons ATGGCGGTGGGAAAACGGACGACGGTGTGGACAATATTGGGGACCATCACGGGTGCCTTGGGGATGGTCTTGACTATAATCTCCATGGCTACTCCCTACTGGATCCAGTCCTGGCTCGACAGGAAAACAGGAGTTGACAGCATGGGTTTGTGGGAAATTTGTTTCGGCAGTGATTTCGCTGCTCCCTGGCACGTCCAAGACGACCTGGGCCGACGGTACGCAGACTGCAACCATGTTTTGTCATACGAACTGCGAACCCTTCGAAAGTGGCTGTTTCCAg TGTGGTTTATCATTGTGGAAATCATGGTAACTGGAGCATTGATTGCTCAGCTGGTGGGCTTGATTTTTGCCATTGTGTACATCAGCAGTGCCTGCGCCCCACAACACGAGCACTTTACCCTCCTTGTTGCAGGCATTATGCAGTCTGTTTCAG gaGCAATGTTGGCCATTGGCACCATGATCTACGCATATTTTTCTGGGATTGACGTCTTTTGGCTTCCCTCCCCTGACTCGAACTTTCTCTCTTGGTCTTTTGCGTTAGCTGTTGTTGCAGCTGGAtttgctttctcatcagcaatATTCCACTTCATTGACTTTATAAGATTGAAAATAGTGGTAGACCTGGAAAGGAGGGCAGAAACTTATGCACCTGGCTCTTCAAGGTATTAG
- the LOC112562805 gene encoding uncharacterized protein LOC112562805 yields the protein MGRVVALVGCFFVAGAVGCMLLAFASPYWVESFGEFADNRFVKAGLWEFCFDDYTFYKDHNGKRYLGCFYIFSQEIRPLWEWLSPPWFVAMQVMVSLSLLVQVLDAICLVLYIFRLFPDYLNASVLKGSSIVMLFALAIIFVVLVVFGVKKEDRNWVPRPDMNYLSWSYGLCCISGFATLFAALALYKASQQEDEKDPYNYPKNT from the exons ATGGGGAGGGTAGTAGCCCTCGTCGGGTGTTTTTTCGTTGCAGGTGCTGTAGGTTGTATGCTGCTTGCGTTCGCCAGCCCGTACTGGGTGGAATCTTTCGGCGAGTTCGCTGACAACCGATTTGTGAAGGCAGGTCTCTGGGAGTTTTGTTTCGACGACTACACCTTTTATAAGGACCACAATGGCAAACGTTACCTTGGCTGCTTTTACATCTTCTCGCAAGAAATCAGACCTCTTTGGGAGTGGCTTTCACCTC CCTGGTTTGTGGCAATGCAAGTGATGGTGAGCCTGTCATTGCTGGTTCAAGTACTCGATGCCATCTGCTTGGTTTTATATATCTTCAGGCTGTTTCCCGACTATCTCAACGCATCTGTTCTTAAGGGCTCATCCATAGTCATGCTATTTGCAT TGGCAATTATATTTGTTGTGCTGGTGGTGTTTGGAGTGAAGAAGGAGGACAGGAACTGGGTGCCACGACCTGATATGAACTACTTGTCCTGGTCATATGGTCTTTGCTGTATCTCAGGATTTGCCACTCTGTTTGCTGCATTGGCTCTCTACAAAGCATCTCAGCAAGAGGATGAAAAGGACCCATACAACTATCCCAAGAACACATGA
- the LOC112562947 gene encoding pyrroline-5-carboxylate reductase 3-like: protein MASTSETCCTTDLKVGFMGAGRMAYAITRGIVNAGLVRPSNIIVSDPSPLMKNEFEELGVAFTDDNKEVVARSQLIVLSVKPNMVKPVLQEVSSLISKDNIIVSIAAGIKLATIEELLPSGTRVVRVMPNTPVLVQAGAAVLAPGSAANPRDAQLVAQLLSSVGICEQASEKLLDAVTGLSGSGPAYAFAAIEAMADGGVKMGLPRDLAMKLAAQTMLGAAKMVVETGRHPGQLKDEVCSPGGTTITAMHVLEKNGFRASLIDAVEAATKRAEELGQQ from the exons ATGGCATcaacatcagaaacatgctgTACAACGGATCTTAAAGTCGGCTTTATGGGAGCCGGCAGGATGGCCTATGCTATCACCCGTGGAATCGTCAATGCAG GTCTGGTCAGACCATCAAACATCATTGTCAGTGATCCAAGTCCACTTATGAAGAATGAGTTTGAG gAACTTGGAGTGGCCTTCACagatgacaacaaagaagtagTTGCTCGCAGCCAGTTGATTGTACTTTCAGTCAAACCAAACATGGTGAAACCAGTCCTTCAAGAAGTATCGTCACTCATTTCAAAAGACAATATTATTGTCTCTATTGCAGCTGGAATCAAGTTAGCTACAATAGAAGAG CTTTTACCGTCTGGCACCCGTGTTGTGCGAGTCATGCCTAATACACCAGTGCTAGTGCAAGCTGGTGCCGCTGTTCTGGCACCAGGATCTGCGGCAAACCCTCGAGATGCGCAGCTGGTGGCTCAGCTGCTTAGCAGTGTTGGAATTTGTGAACAGGCCAGTGAAAAGCTGCTGGATGCAGTCACTGGACTAAGTGGCAGTGGACCCGCCTAT GCTTTCGCAGCAATTGAGGCTATGGCTGATGGAGGAGTGAAGATGGGGCTGCCCCGTGATTTGGCCATGAAACTTGCTGCCCAGACTATGCTG GGAGCAGCAAAAATGGTGGTGGAAACGGGCCGACATCCGGGGCAGCTGAAAGATGAGGTCTGTTCGCCAGGAGGAACCACAATCACAGCGATGCATGTGCTGGAGAAGAACGGGTTTCGAGCTTCACTGATCGATGCCGTGGAAGCAGCAACAAAGCGTGCAGAAGAACTGGGGCAGCAATAA